The DNA segment ACATCTACATGACAGAGCGGGCATTTGAAGGGCTCTGGAACCCTCCAAGGAGCTCGGTGGTGGCGTTCTCTTCAATCTCCTTCCTGATATTCATGATATTTCTCGTCTGTCTGAGCCGCGATAACAGCCACGCCGGGAGCTTTTATCTCCTCGCATCTTCCCTCCTCGGCCTCTGGTACCTCACCGCTGAAAGGCCTGTTCTGACGGAGGGATTCCTGCGCTATCTCTTCCAGGGATTGGAGTTCGCCACCGGAGGGGCCCCGGGCTCTCCACTGGGCGCGATAATTGGTGCAACGTTCAGGGTCGTGGCACCCATAGAGGAGAACATAGTGTTCATCCACTGGACCCTCATTCTGCTGATACTATCATTCTCATTCTATTTGGCCCCAAAGCGGGCGCGTGAGCTCGGATTCATGATATTCGGACTCATTTTTGTATCTCCAATGTTCAGAGAGAACCTGTACCATATCAATGGCAGCACCCTCGGCCTGGCGGCCCTTGCAATAGTCCTTGCAATAATAAGCAACGTGGCGTTCTCTCCGGAGAAATGGAAGGCACTGCTCCAGACGTTCATCCTCTCAATTTTCACGCTCCTGACGATAGCAATAAACCCGTATCTGGTTCTCATCCCGATAATCTTCGTCCTGACGTTCCCCAAGAGGCACCTACGGAACTACGCCTACCTGATGATAACCAGCATTGGAGTATTTCTGATGTACACACAGTTCGGCATGCCACCCGGAATACCTAAGAGCATAGACCCCAGCGGATGGAGATACCTCGAAAGGTTCCTCTTTAACAGCTCCCTTGCACTAACTGCAATGGCCTATACGGCCCTAAAGGGTCGGAGAAGAATAAAGATGAGGGGACAGACTGCCTTCCTGTTACTGATGACGATGGTGTCCCTGCCAATAGCCCTCTTCGTGCCCCCGCTGTTCCCGTACTGCTTCATCCTGCTGGCGGCGCTCACCATCAGGATGATCCACAGCTTCACTCCCTGAACTTCATCGCCCCTATCACTGTCCCCCGGAGGTGGGGGCCTATCTCTTTGATTATGCCCGGCGCTTGGGTGCCCTTCTTGAGTACGAGGAGGGTCTCCATTAGGCCGAGCTCCTCAATCCGCTTGACATCCCTTCCGTGCCCCGTCTTTATGAGGGCCTTCTCCACGTTCTCGCTTACCGTCCCAGCGATGAAGAGCTTGTCGTGGCCGTCGCTGAGCCAGGTCTTTATGCGTTTTAACTGGGCATCGCTGAAGGCCAGCTCGACTTCTCTGGCACCGAATTCAACGCCAGTCACAACGACCTCGACTGGCAGGTTGTCCACCCAGCCGAACTCCCTTATCATCTGCCTGACAGGCATTTCGCCAAAGATCTCCTTCAGATAGTAGAGGGGGAGAAGGGCATCCTTGGGCTTGGGAGTGAAAATCCCAATATCGACGTAGGCGCCGTAGCCAACCTTTCCGAGGTCTATAAAGCGCCCCCTATATGTCCTTCCCTCCCTGACGGCGCTCAGCCTGTAGGGGACCTCCCCGAACTCCTCACGGACGAGGTTCGCGCTTATTTCCTCGTCCTCACCGTTGAGGCTTACCTTGACCCAGTTCTTTTTCACAGCCGAGAGCTTCCATTCAACTTCCAGATCACCAAGCAGAGCTTTGAGCTTCCTATCGAGCTTAAGAAAACCGCTCCTGTCTCCATAAACCTTCTCAAGAATAACTACTTCCTGCATCCTCACCATCCCCGAAGTTCATCCAAACGGCCGTTCAAACATTCTCACTTCTTCTTCCTGGGCTTCTTCCTGAGGCCCAGCTCAATCTCAAGCTCCTCTATGCGTTTTTTCAGCTCCTCAACGACAGCTGTGTTGTCGTACTGCATGAGCATGGCCCCGCATATCGGGCACTGGAACTGATAGTCCATGGCCTCGTCGAAGGTCAGCTTTGGATGCCCCGGTGTGCCGCAGTGGTAGTAAATTTCGCTGGTCTCCTCGTCAAGCATCTCCTTCAGCTTCTTCAGCTCAGCCATCTTCTTTGCCCGGATAATCTCCGGCAATCTTTTCGTCTCAAGACGCCAGTAGTAGTAATACCAGCCGGTTTCCTTGTCCCTTATGCGCTTGAACTCAGCCAATCCCTGGTCGTAGAGCATGTAGAGGACCTTTCTGACGGTGTTGACCCTGATACCGGTTATCTCGGCGAGCTCCTCGTCGGTAGATTCTTTCTTCTTTTCGAGAGCCTTGATTACCTCAACGGCCTCCTCACCGCCCATGTCCATCGCAAGCTCAAGGAGCTCCTTGTTTTTTCTCCTCGCCACCATTAACGACCTCCAGAGAATATTTAACCACGCTGAATTTTAGCGCATAAGTATCGTCCAATAACAAGATATGTGTGCTGGACTATATATAGGTTTTTGTCATTTTTCCAACGCCAGTGAACAGAAAAGAACGTTAAATGGACTAATCGGTGAAATACTCATTGAGGAGCTCCTTTGCGGATGGCTTGTAGAGCTCCAGAACCTCGATGTCCTCAATGACGTTGCCCTCTCTAAGACGGAGCTTCACCTTCCCGCCGTAGACCTGGAGGTCATCAAGCATGCCGTATATGGCATCTTCCGCCTCAAGAGGGGTCTTAAACTTCATTATATACTCCTCACCCTCCGACAGAATAAGCTTGACCCAGTACTCGTTCTTTCTCTTGAAGGGACGGGTGATTTTCGGCTTAAAGTTGTCGATTATGATTTCCAAGTGCTCCACCTCCAGCCCAAAGACTTTTTGGTCTCCCTAAGGCTTTTAGGGTGCAGATTTTTAAGGGTTTCCTAGAGGACCCTTAGATTAAATGATGTCAGCTATTATTTAAACGTTATGAGACAATATCATTATTGAAATTCACAAACTCAAGAGGGGCAGGCTATGTGGGCCATAGAAGCAGAGGGGCTCAAAAAAAGCTATCCCAAGAAGATCCCCTTACCTTTCAGGAAGGTAGAGTGGGTGGAAGCCGTAAAGGGCGTCAGCTTCAAAGTTAGGAAGGGGGAGCTCTTCGGACTTCTCGGGCCCAACGGTGCTGGGAAAACCACCACGATAAAGATGCTGACGACCCTTCTAGAGCCCAGTGGAGGGACTGCAAGGGTTCTAGGACTGGATATACGGAAGGACGCCAGGAAGATCAGGAGGAGAATAAACCTAGTGGCAGAGGGCGAGAGAACCCTCTACTGGCGCCTGTCCGCCTATGAGAACCTCAAGTACTTCGCCAGGATATACTACGTCCCCAAAAGAGAAGAAAAGGAAAGAATAGAAAGCCTCCTTAAGCTTGTAGGCCTCTGGGAGAGGCGGAACGACCTGGTGATGAACTTTTCCCGCGGCATGAAACAGCGCTTGGCCATAGCCAAGGCGCTCATAAACGACCCCGAGGTTCTCTTTCTGGACGAGCCCACACTGGGCCTCGACGTGCAGAGTGCGATATTTGTGAGGGAGTTCGTGAAGAGGCTCGTGAAGGAGGAAGGCAAGACTGTTCTTCTAACGACCCACTATATGGCTGAGGCGGAGGAGCTGTGCGACAGGATAGCGATCATCGACCACGGGAGGATAATAGCCATGGACACTCCTGGGGGCCTGAAGAGGCTCGTTAAGGACCAAGAGACCGTCGAGATCAGGGTAAGGGAGCTAAAACCCCAAATCCTCGAAGAGAGCCCCTTCAGTATGGCGGTGATTGAGGATGACGCCTCGACCAGAACCGTAAGGCTCAGGGCACAGGTTGACGAGGAAGACCTGCCCCGGCTCGTGGAATGGCTCGTAAAACGGGGCGCCAAGGTGCTTTCGGTCGAGAAAATGGAGCCGACCCTGGAGGACGTCTTCATAAAGCTCACCGGAAGGGGGCTGAGGGATTGATACTGGCTGTTGTGGAGAAGGAATTCCAGATGTTCTTCCGCTACCCCCTAAGGGTCATAAGCTCGATCCTCGTGGGGATAGTCTTCCTCCTCCAGTTCGTCTACTTCGGGCAGGCCGTTCTCGGAGGCAGATACTCGGCCCTTCTTGAGACCTCCACAGGAATGGGGGACTATCCAACCTACGCCCTCATAGGCTACGTCCTCTGGTGGGTCTCCGTCTCGCCAATGGAGGCTTACGTCTGGGGCGTCAGGAGGGAGCTCCAGAGGGGGACATTTGAAACCAACGTCCTGTCTCCGGCGAGGCTTATCAGCCTGCTCTTCGGGCTCTCTCTGAGCTGGCTCCTCATGGATTCAATCCTCATGGCGATAGTCTTTGTCATGGGGGTGATAATCTTCAAAATCCCCATAACCGCGGCCATCGTTCTGAAGTCCCTGCCGGCTGTAGCGGCGTCTCTCCTGGCGTTTTTGGGCTTCGGCTTTGTATTTGCCGGCTTAGTTATGCTCCTGAAGAACATCGGGCCCTTCGCCCAGATATTCGAGTTCGCAATGCTGTTCCTGTCCGGGATATTCTTTCCCCTCACTGTAATGCCAGCGACCATCCGGACTCTATCCAGTCTGTTCCCGCTGACCCATTCGGCACGAATCGTCAGGACGCTCTTTGCAGGCGAGGGGTACTCCACAGTCTCGGGCTCCGTGGCGTGGCTGCTGCTCCTGATACCCGCTTACTGGGCCATCGGCTACCTGCTCTTCCGGTGGGCGGAGAGAACGACGAGAGTGATAGGGTATGGCGGCTACTGAGCTCAGGGCCCTCTGGGGGGTGGCCGTTAAAAGCTGGCGCATCTTCCTGAGCTACAAGCTCTGGTTCGTCAGCGATATAGCCCTCGGCTTCTTCTTCGTTGGACAGGCCCTCCTCATAGGGATAGGCCTCACAGGGGAGAGAAACTCCGAGGCTCTCCGCGAGCTGACCGGCTACTCAGACTACGTGACATTCGCCGTCCTCGGCTTCATGGTTCTGGGGTTCGGGTTGACGTTTCTCAGCGGTTTCGTCTGGAGCGTTGTGGATGAGCTCTACGCCGGAACCCTTGAGTACTCCTTCGCCGCCCCGATGAGGAGAATAACCTTCTTCCTCGGCAACGTCCTCACGAGACTGCTCCTTTCATTCGCGTACATGGCGGTTTACGTCCCCCTGTTCGTACTCCTGTTCGGGCTGAACTTCGACATAGTAGCGTTCTCAAGGGCCATCCCGGTGCTCCTGATCGGCGCCGTCGGGATGGTGGGCATGGGAATGGCCACAGCCGGGATAGTGCTCTATCTGCGGGATCCGGGGCCGTTCATAAGCATACTGGAGATGCTGGTGTTCGCGTTGAGCGGTGCGATGTACCCCATCTCGGTACTCCCCGGCGGACTTCAGTTCCTGGCCAGAATACTGCCCTACGCACCCACAACTGAGGCCGTGAGAAGCGTCGTCGCCTACGGTTATGGGGCAGCGGCGGGGGAAATAGCGTATCTTCTAGTTCTCTCAACAGCATACGGCCTTCTCGGCTACTTGGCATATAAATGGAGTGAAAAGCAGGCAAAAACCGTCGGTCTCAAGGCCTACTGAAGGGAAGCGCGATGCCCGTCTCTTTCGCGACTTCTATGACCCTCTCCAGTGGCACCACAGCGCTCCTCGCACCGACCTTCTGAACGGTGAGATACGCCAGCACCATGCCCAGCCTTGCGGCTTCCTCCAGCGACCAGCCGTTGAGGACTCCGTAGATAACACCCGCATCAAAGGAATCTCCAGCTCCGGTCGAGTCCACAACCCGGGCGCTCAGCCCCCTTACCTCGTGCACATTTCCGTCCTCGTCCCTCACCAGGGCCCCGCCACCGTTTAGGGTTACTACGAGGTTTTTAGCTGAGCAGAGCGATAGGTCGAGGGAACCGAACTTCCGCCTGTACTCGTCCTCGTTCATCATGAGGTAGTCCACCTTCTCCTCTATCTCCGGAGAGAGTTCCGCCTCCCCTATATCAAGGGAGACCGTTATGCCATCCTCGCTTGCGAAGTTCACGACCTCAACTATAGTCTCCAGAGGGTTCGAGGAGAGGTGAACGTGTCTAGTCATAGAGAGGTACTCGAAATCCACCTCCTTCATCAGGTTCGCACCTGGATATTTCACTATCCTCTTGTCCTCGCCGCGTATCATAGCCACTGCAACACCCGAGGGAACGTCGACAACCTTTATGCCACCGGTGTCCACGCCGAGCTTTTCGAAGTATGCCAGATGAGCCTCGCCAATCTCGTCCCTTCCAACGGCCCCTATGTAGCCCGTCTTCAATCCAAAGGTGGCCAGCCAGCTTATTGTGTTTGCCGCGGCACCGCCCAGGCCGAAAAAGGCCTCCCTGGCATTGACCTTCTCGTGAAACTCCGGGAAACGATCCATCAGCATTATGATGTCATAGTTGAGGTTTCCAATTCCCACCACATCGAATCTGACCACGGACATCACCCCCTGAGTGATGTGATATGTGGGATTTCGTTAATAATCTTGCGGAAAGCCGAAAGGGAAAGATTTAAATATCCATTCCTACCCACATATGAGTAAGAGGTGAACAAAAATGATGCTTGTACTGGAGGCCTACTTCAAGAACTACCCCGCCAGAAGGAAGGTAGCCGAGTTTCTCTTTGAAAACGGCCTCAGCGTAAAGAACGGCAAGATATACCTCCGGAACGTGGAGGTTCCCATAAGCGAGCTCGCTAGGGTCATAGGCGTTAACAGGAAGATAGTCTATCACACCATAGAGTACATCGAGAAGACCTATCCCCTCAAGCTGATATTCGAGCGCCTCAACCCGCTTCCGAGCCTGATAGAGGTCGCTCCTCTGATGGGGTGGGAGGTTCTGGAGATAGAGCTGGACAAAGGGGGCTATCTTCGGGGCTTTTCCGAGGTTCTCGCCCTGCTCTCAGACAACGGCGTTTCGGTAATGGAGGTGTTCAGCAGAAACCTCCGGGAAGAGCCCACAAAGCTCTACATAGTTATAGACGGAACCCTGCCGGTTGAGGTCTTCATGAGAGTCAAGGAGATGGAAGGATTCAGGAAGCTAATCCTCCACACGCCGGAGAAGGACAAGGAGCGCTTCGTCTGCAACTACTGCGAGGTTAAATACTGCCCGAGAAGGGTTTTAATAGAGAGGTTTGAGGCTATCCCGTGACCCTAAAACCATCCAGCCCCTCCGGTTCTTCCCATTTTACCTCGACGCGCGTTACCCGCGCCAGCGGCGGCCCCTGGTGGGCCCAGCCAATGAGTGTCTCAACCCTTTCCGGGTCTCCCTCAACGACGGCCTCAACCGTTCCGTCTGGCAAATTCCTCACCCATCCGCTGAGGCCGAGCTTTCTCGCTTCCCTCTGCATGCTCCACCTGAAGCCAACACCCTGAACGCGTCCGTAGATTCTAAGGTGAGCCCTCACCCGCTCCATACCTCATCCCGTTGAGTGTAGCCCCACAACCGATTTAAGCTTATCCGTCGACTCCAGAACCTGGTGAGGGGCATGGAGATGATATTCGTCTACACGACCTTCCCGGACTGGGAGAGCGCCGAGAAGATAGTGAAGACCCTCCTTGAGAAAAAGCTCATCGCCTGCGCCAACCTCAGGGAGCACAAGGCATTCTACTGGTGGCAGGGAAAGATCGAGGAGGACACCGAAGTCGGCGCCATACTCAAGACGAGCGTCGATAAGTGGAAAGAACTAAGGGAGGCCATAAAGGAGATGCATCCCTACACCGTTCCGATAATAGCCCGCATCGAGGTCGACAGGGTGAACAGTGAGTACGCGGAGTGGCTTGAGAAGGTGCTGCTATGATAAGAAAGGTCAAGCCCCAGATCAGGGTTGTGGGTTTTGACGACGGGACATTCTCTTTTTCTTCCAAACTCAAAGGAGAGAAGACAGTCCTAGTGGGAGTCGTCATGAAAGGCTCCCAGGAAGTCGTTGGTGTCCTCTCGCGCTGGATAACCGTTGATGGGAGCGATGCGACCGATGCGATGATAGATGCTATCAACTCCTCCAGGTTCAAGGATTTGAGGCTGATTCTCCTCAGGGGCATAACCTACGCGGGCTTCAACGTCGTTGACCTGGAGAGGCTCCACTCAGAGACTGGCCTGCCCCTGATAGTCGTCATCAGAAAACGGCCGGATATGGAGGCGATGGTGAAGGCGCTGAGGAAGCACTTCAGAGATGCCGAGGAGAGGATAGCCCTCCTGAAGAAAGCGCCTCCCCTTCTGGAGCTCGTCCCGGAGAAGCTCTACATCCAGGCCGTGGGGATCGATGGGGACAAGGCTTCCGAAGTTATCAGGGTTACGACCCGGACTGGACTCATCCCGGAGCCCCTCAGACTGGCACACATGATAGCGAGCGCGGTCATGACGGGAGAGAGCACACGGGGGTAGGTTTATAAGAGGGGCCGAAAAGAAAGAAACGGCCGATGATGGCAACAGGGTAGCTACCGAATCTTGATGTGGAAGCCGTTCCAGTCTGAGGCTAATCGCACGGCACCAGCAGCACAGGGGCTTTTGAGTCCCTCATGACCCTTTCCGCGGTGCTTCCAAGGAGCAGATCCTTCAGAAAGTTTCTGCCCTTCTTGCCTATGACTATCAGTGTGGCGTTCTTTGCCAAGGCAGTCCCTATTATCGCCTGACTTGCACTGCCCACGAGAACTTCAACGTCAAACTGGGCCTTTACGCCTTTGGCGGACTTTCTGAGGTTTATCTTCGCCACCTCGATGTTGTGCTCAAGCTCGTCAATCCTGCCGTAGTCCACGGAGTGAAGCAGGATTCCGCGCTCTATGAGCTCCTCAAACTCCCTGACGGTCTTGACTATCTTTATCGAGCACTTCGAGAAGTCCAGCGCTACCAGAGGGCGCTTGAATATGGTCGAGCAGTCCATGGAGGGCTCAAAGCCGTCGTCCTTCTTCTGGTACTTGAGGAGAAGAACCGGCCGCTTTGTCGCCCTGGCCAGGTTGGAGGCGGTGCTGCCCATGAACATGGTCCTCCAGATGTTCTCGCCGACGCTTGGGATAACCACGAGGTCTATGCTTTTCTCCTCCGCCACCTCGGCTATCTCTATCGATGGAATACCTATCCTAACTACCGCGTTCACATTTACCCCCTCAGCCCGGAGCTCCTCGGCGAGATCCTCAAGCTTCTCGCGGTAGATATCCTCAAGCTCAAAGGCCTCGAACTCCGCTATGGTTATGTCAATGACGTGGATGAGGTAGAGCTCCTTAACCCCCATGGAGATGAGCCTCGGGATGCAGGTGCGCAGGGCGTGCAGGGAAACGTCCGAAAAGTCGGTCGGGTACAAAACCTTCTCAAACATCTTGGACACCTCAGTATTAATTTGGACGTTGGTGCTTATTATCGTTGCCCATGTATTGGAAAGTGTTATAACGCTCAGAGCGAACTCTCAACGGTGATAGCTATGGTCAAGAGGGTTCACATCTTTGACTGGCACAAGGAAAACGCGAAGAAGGTTGAAGTTTTTGCCGGCTGGGAGATGCCCATCTGGTACTCCAGCATAAAGGAGGAGCACCTAGCTGTAAGGAACGGCGTGGCAATCTTCGACGTCTCCCACATGGGAGAGTTCATCTTCCGCGGTAAAGATGCTTTGGAGTTCCTTCAGTACGTGACCACCAACGACATAAGCAGGCCCCCTGCGATAAGCGGGACTTACACCCTCGTCCTCAACGAGCGCGGAGCGGTAAAGGACGAGACCCTCGTCTTCAACATGGGGGACGACACCTACATGATGGTCTGCGACAGCGATGCCTTTGAGAAGCTCGACGCCTGGTTTAACGCCATAAAGAGAGGAATCGAGAAGTTCGGCCAGCTCGATCTCGAAATCGAGAACAAGACCTACGACATGGCCATGTTCTCGATACAGGGTCCAAGGGCGAGGGACCTGGCGAAAGACCTCTTCGGCATCGACATCAACGAGCTCTGGTGGTTCCAGGCAAAGGAAGTCGAGCTCGACGGGATAAAGATGCTCCTCTCAAGGAGCGGCTACACCGGGGAGAACGGCTTTGAGGTCTACTTCGAGGACGCCAACCCTTACCACCCTGACGAGAGCAAGCGCGGAGAGCCGGAGAAAGCTTTACACGTCTGGAAGACCATCCTTGAGGCCGGAGAGAAGTACGGTATAAAACCCGCCGGACTCGGGGCCAGGGACACGCTTCGCCTTGAGGCCGGCTACACGCTCTACGGCAACGAGACGAAGGAAATGCAGCTCCTCAGCACGGACATAGACGAGGTCACCCCGCTCCAGGCCAACCTCGACTTCGCCATCTTCTGGGACAAGGAGTTCATTGGCAAAGATGCCCTCCTCAAGCAGAAAGAGCGCGGCCTCAGCAGGAAGATGGTGCACTTCAAGATGGTGGACAGGGGAATCCCGAGGGAGGGCTACAGGGTTCTCGTTAACGGCGAACCCATAGGCGAGGTCACCAGTGGAACGTCTTCACCTCTCCTCGGAATAGGCATTGGAATAGCCTTCGTGAAGGAAGAATACGCCAAGCCCGGCGTCGAGCTGGAGATAGAGATAAGGGGCAAACCCAAGAAGGCCGTAACCGTTGCTCCGCCCTTCTACGACCCCAAGAAGTACGGGGCCTTCAGGGAGGAGTGATTCCTCCTCTTCTTTTCTCCAAAAACCTTTTAGGTAATGGGGGCGTTACCTGGTAACGGGAGCAGAACCAAATTTTATTCGGAAAGCCAAAATCGCTGAATTTATATTCCCAAAAAATGAGTTTGGGTCATGTCCCGCAGGCATGCGATCGGAGCCGTTCTCCTCTGGTCAACCGTCGCAAGTGCCTTCAAGCTCTCACTCCGCTACATGAGTCCTCTCCAGCTCCTCTTCTACGCGTCCCTAACCTCGCTCGTGCTCTTTGGAATTCTTCACGCGAGAGAGTTCACCCCCAGAAGGGAAAACCTCCGCTCGGCCTACCTCGGCCTTATAAACCCCCTCCTCTACTACACCGTCCTCTTCTCGGCCTACGACAGACTGCCGGCCCAGGAAGCGCAGGCACTCAACTACACCTGGCCGCTGATCCTCGTCCTTCTCTCTATTCCCCTCCTCGGAAAGAGACCCGGGGCGGGGACAGCCTTCGGCCTGTTACTAGGGTTCTTTGGAGCATTAGTCGTTGCCACGAAGGGAGACGTTGCGGGTTTGAACTTCAGGGACCCAATAGGTGTGGCCCTCGGACTTGGAAGCGCGGTTGTCTGGGCGTCTTACTGGCTCCTCAACCTGCGCGATGGGAGAAAGTTAGTCGAAAAGATGTTCTGGAACTTCCTCTTCGGCTTCATCTACATCTCCATTACGATGGCCCTAATGGGTGAGCTCGCCGTCCCTCCCGCTGAAGGGCTCGCCGGAGCGATCTACGTCGGCCTGTTCGAGATGGGAGTTACTTTCCTCCTCTGGTACCAGGCAGTGGAGGGGGACATGGCGTTTGCATCAAACCTTGCCTACCTGGTGCCATTCCTCAGCCTGTTCTTCATCTCCCTCCTCGTCGGGGAGAGCATAGCTCCGGCAACGGTGGTGGGGCTGGCGATGATAGTGACCGGTATAATCATCGGGAAGGGACAGCAAAACTTATAAACTCGGCTTGGGTAGGTTAAGCCGGATGGGGGCGTGGTGTAGCCTGGTCCATCATCGCGGGCTCCAGAGGTATGAGGACTTGCGGGTTTGCTGATTTGGGGATGAGCCTTTGGAGCTCTGACCCGGAGAAACCCGCGGACCGGGGTTCAAATCCCCGCGCCCCCACCAGTACAAACTTTTCTGGCGAAAAGTTTGATCAAAAGCTTGTGATTCTCTATTGAACGGCTACTTTTGGAGTGGATTTTCTTCAATGGCTGTTTTTTGATATGAGGATTTGCTCCAAATGCGCTTCTTAAGGGGTTCAAGTTTTTAGCGCTCCCTTGGAGCGCGGTTATGGTAGAACCCGCGTGAAAAAGCCTGTTTGGAGAATCCAACTTTCCAATGACTGATTTTGAAACGAATCCATCTCTAAAGGCACCTCAAAAAGAATCACGAACTTTTGGTGAAGCTTTTTCCAAAAGCCTCAGCGCCGGCGGAAGTTTTATTAACTTTGACTCATAAAAAGTTTACGAGGTGGTATCATGGAGGAGCCCATAAAGATAGGCCACGACAAGTTCTACATCGGCGAAGGAGAAACGGCCAGAAGGGAACTCCGCGTGGTTAAGGTCAGCGACGACGTGATCCAGGTGCAGGAAGAGGTCCACGGCATCATAGCCCTCGTTGGCGCAAGCTCAAGCGTCAACATAAAGAAGGAAGAACTCAGGAACCTGATCAAGGTTGTCAAAGAGGAGTTCGGATGGACCGACATCTGCGAGTGAACCTCTCCTTTTTTCCGCCGAATTTCGGCTTTGCCGCCTTTATGGGTATCATCGGCGGTGATATTAACGTTTTATAAGTATAAAAGTGCTTAAAAGCCATCGAGGTGATTGCCATGGCAGTTGGAGAGAAGATAACGATCAGCGTTATAAAGGCCGACATCGGCGGCTGGCCGGGACATTCAAGGGTTCATCCCCAGCTCGTTGAGACTGCGGAGGAGGTTCTTGCGAAGGCTCAGGAGGAGGGCACGATAATCGACTTCTACGTCGCCACCTGCGGCGATGACCTTCAGCTCATCATGACTCACAAGAAAGGTGTCGACAGCTCCGAGATCCACGGCCTGGCCTGGAAGACCTTTGAGGAGGCCACGAAGGTCGCCAAGGGGCTCGGGCTCTATGGGGCTGGCCAGGACCTTCTGAAAGACGCATTCAGCGGCAACATAAGGGGAATGGGGCCGGGGATAGCCGAGATGGAGATCACCCTGAGGAAGAGCGAGCCGATAGTGACCTTCCACATGGACAAGACCGAGCCCGGGGCTTTTAACCTTCCGATATTCAGGATGTTCGCGGATCCCTTCAACACCGCTGGACTGGTTATTGACCCCAACATGCACATGGGCTTCCGCTTTGAGGTCTGGGACATAAAGGAGCACAAGCGCGTTATCCTCAGCACTCCCGAGGAGCTCTACGACCTCCTCGCCCTCATCGGAGCCAAGAGTCGCTACGTCATCAAGAGGGTCTTCCCCAAAGAGGGACACAAAATCCCGAAGGACGAGCCGGTCGCCGTCATAAGCACCGAGAAGCTCTACGAGATAGCCGGCGAGTACGTTGGAAAGGACGACCCTGTGGCCATCGTCAGGGCCCAGAGCGGTCTCCCGGCCCTCGGAGAGGTTCTTGAGCCCTTCGCATTCCCGCACCTTGTAAGCGGCTGGATGAGGGGTTCACACAACGGCCCGGTGATGCCTGTTCCGATGCACATGGCCAACCCGACCCGTTTTGATGGCCCGCCAAGGGTCGTTGCCCTCGGCTGGCAGATAAGCCCCGAAGGAAAGCTCGTCGGCCCGGTTGACCTCTTCGATGACCCTGCCTTTGACGGGGCCAGGCAGAAGGCTCTGGAAATAGCGGAGTACATTCGCAGGCACGGCCCGTTCGAGCCCCACAGGCTCCCGATGGAGGACATGGAGTACACCACCCTCCCTGGAGTCCTGGAGAAGCTCAAGGACAGGTTCGAGCCCGTCGAGTGATTTTCTTTTTCTTTCTGTACTCCACGGCCATTCTGTCCACAA comes from the Thermococcus thioreducens genome and includes:
- the tfe gene encoding transcription factor E, with translation MARRKNKELLELAMDMGGEEAVEVIKALEKKKESTDEELAEITGIRVNTVRKVLYMLYDQGLAEFKRIRDKETGWYYYYWRLETKRLPEIIRAKKMAELKKLKEMLDEETSEIYYHCGTPGHPKLTFDEAMDYQFQCPICGAMLMQYDNTAVVEELKKRIEELEIELGLRKKPRKKK
- a CDS encoding ADP-dependent ribose-1-phosphate kinase, yielding MSVVRFDVVGIGNLNYDIIMLMDRFPEFHEKVNAREAFFGLGGAAANTISWLATFGLKTGYIGAVGRDEIGEAHLAYFEKLGVDTGGIKVVDVPSGVAVAMIRGEDKRIVKYPGANLMKEVDFEYLSMTRHVHLSSNPLETIVEVVNFASEDGITVSLDIGEAELSPEIEEKVDYLMMNEDEYRRKFGSLDLSLCSAKNLVVTLNGGGALVRDEDGNVHEVRGLSARVVDSTGAGDSFDAGVIYGVLNGWSLEEAARLGMVLAYLTVQKVGARSAVVPLERVIEVAKETGIALPFSRP
- a CDS encoding endonuclease dU, translating into MIRKVKPQIRVVGFDDGTFSFSSKLKGEKTVLVGVVMKGSQEVVGVLSRWITVDGSDATDAMIDAINSSRFKDLRLILLRGITYAGFNVVDLERLHSETGLPLIVVIRKRPDMEAMVKALRKHFRDAEERIALLKKAPPLLELVPEKLYIQAVGIDGDKASEVIRVTTRTGLIPEPLRLAHMIASAVMTGESTRG
- a CDS encoding DUF2110 family protein, which gives rise to MQEVVILEKVYGDRSGFLKLDRKLKALLGDLEVEWKLSAVKKNWVKVSLNGEDEEISANLVREEFGEVPYRLSAVREGRTYRGRFIDLGKVGYGAYVDIGIFTPKPKDALLPLYYLKEIFGEMPVRQMIREFGWVDNLPVEVVVTGVEFGAREVELAFSDAQLKRIKTWLSDGHDKLFIAGTVSENVEKALIKTGHGRDVKRIEELGLMETLLVLKKGTQAPGIIKEIGPHLRGTVIGAMKFRE
- a CDS encoding acylphosphatase, encoding MERVRAHLRIYGRVQGVGFRWSMQREARKLGLSGWVRNLPDGTVEAVVEGDPERVETLIGWAHQGPPLARVTRVEVKWEEPEGLDGFRVTG
- the cutA gene encoding divalent-cation tolerance protein CutA — translated: MEMIFVYTTFPDWESAEKIVKTLLEKKLIACANLREHKAFYWWQGKIEEDTEVGAILKTSVDKWKELREAIKEMHPYTVPIIARIEVDRVNSEYAEWLEKVLL
- a CDS encoding ABC transporter permease: MILAVVEKEFQMFFRYPLRVISSILVGIVFLLQFVYFGQAVLGGRYSALLETSTGMGDYPTYALIGYVLWWVSVSPMEAYVWGVRRELQRGTFETNVLSPARLISLLFGLSLSWLLMDSILMAIVFVMGVIIFKIPITAAIVLKSLPAVAASLLAFLGFGFVFAGLVMLLKNIGPFAQIFEFAMLFLSGIFFPLTVMPATIRTLSSLFPLTHSARIVRTLFAGEGYSTVSGSVAWLLLLIPAYWAIGYLLFRWAERTTRVIGYGGY
- a CDS encoding ABC transporter permease, which translates into the protein MAATELRALWGVAVKSWRIFLSYKLWFVSDIALGFFFVGQALLIGIGLTGERNSEALRELTGYSDYVTFAVLGFMVLGFGLTFLSGFVWSVVDELYAGTLEYSFAAPMRRITFFLGNVLTRLLLSFAYMAVYVPLFVLLFGLNFDIVAFSRAIPVLLIGAVGMVGMGMATAGIVLYLRDPGPFISILEMLVFALSGAMYPISVLPGGLQFLARILPYAPTTEAVRSVVAYGYGAAAGEIAYLLVLSTAYGLLGYLAYKWSEKQAKTVGLKAY
- a CDS encoding ATP-binding cassette domain-containing protein, translating into MWAIEAEGLKKSYPKKIPLPFRKVEWVEAVKGVSFKVRKGELFGLLGPNGAGKTTTIKMLTTLLEPSGGTARVLGLDIRKDARKIRRRINLVAEGERTLYWRLSAYENLKYFARIYYVPKREEKERIESLLKLVGLWERRNDLVMNFSRGMKQRLAIAKALINDPEVLFLDEPTLGLDVQSAIFVREFVKRLVKEEGKTVLLTTHYMAEAEELCDRIAIIDHGRIIAMDTPGGLKRLVKDQETVEIRVRELKPQILEESPFSMAVIEDDASTRTVRLRAQVDEEDLPRLVEWLVKRGAKVLSVEKMEPTLEDVFIKLTGRGLRD